A genomic region of Spartobacteria bacterium contains the following coding sequences:
- a CDS encoding ACT domain-containing protein, protein MYVKQVSIFLENRSGRLAEVAHLLGDNGINIRALSLAETTNFGVLRLIVDQYSKAESILKAAGLTVKLTDVLVIEIPDQPGGLAVVLDTLESIDLNVEYMYAFVERKTNKAVAVFRFDNIDQAEHRLKETDLRIFTAKDVCGI, encoded by the coding sequence ATGTATGTAAAACAAGTATCCATCTTTCTCGAAAATCGTTCCGGCCGTCTTGCAGAAGTGGCTCATTTATTGGGTGACAACGGCATCAATATTCGGGCCTTATCCTTGGCGGAAACCACCAATTTCGGTGTGTTACGCCTTATTGTTGATCAATATTCCAAGGCAGAATCGATTCTTAAAGCGGCGGGTTTAACGGTTAAACTAACCGATGTTCTCGTCATAGAAATCCCCGACCAACCCGGCGGACTGGCGGTGGTTCTAGATACGCTTGAATCGATCGATCTCAACGTGGAATACATGTATGCCTTTGTTGAACGCAAAACCAATAAAGCCGTAGCGGTGTTCCGTTTCGACAATATTGATCAGGCTGAGCACAGGCTGAAAGAGACGGATTTGCGGATATTCACGGCCAAAGACGTGTGCGGAATATAA